CGCTAGAAGGAACATCCATTGAGGCTCAAGGACTCACCTGAAGAGGCCGCCTGGCGCGCAGAGGTCAGGGACTTCATCAAGAACGAAATGCCGCCCGAGCTTCGGGCCGGCGGTGGTGGCTTCGGCGGCGGCGGCGGCGCCGAGGGCGGCCCGCCGGAAGCTGCGGGCGAGAGCGCCCAGCCTGGAGCCCGCCGGCCAGAAGCCCGCGCCGGCGGCGCTGGCTTCCGCCTGGCCACCGGCCCCATGGCCACCTGGCGCCGGAAGCTCGCTGAGAGGGGCTGGATCGCGCCCGCGTGGCCGAAGGAGTACGGCGGCGCTGACCTGTCGATCATGCAGCAGTTCATCCTCAGCGAGGAGTTCGCCGAAGCCCGCGCGCCCCGTCCCGGCGGCATGGGCATCTCCATGGCTGGCCCGACGATCATCGTGCACGGCTCCGAGGAGCAGAAGGCCGAGTACCTGCCGAAGATCCTCGACGGCACCACCCAGTGGTGTCAGGGCTTCTCCGAGCCCGGCGCCGGCTCCGACCTCGCTTCCCTCCAGACCCGGGCAGTCAAGGACGGGGACGAGTTCGTGATCAACGGCACCAAGATCTGGACCACCGGCGCCCAGTTCGCCAACATGATGTTCATGATGGCGCGCACCGACCCGGACGCGCCCAAGCACCGTGGCATCACTTACTTCCTCGTAGACATGAAGACCCCCGGGATCACCGTACAGCCGCTCGTGCAGATGACCGGCGCCCAGGGCTTCAACCAGGTCTTTTTCGACAACGTCCGCGTCCCCGCCAAGAACGTCGTCGGCGAGGTCAACCGCGGCTGGTACGTGGGTACCACGACGCTTGACTATGAGCGGTCCGGCATCGGCTCCGCTGTCGGCACCAGGCAGAACGTCGAGCGCATGATCCGCTGGGCGAAGGAGAACGTCGCCGCCGGCTTCTCGATGCTCGACCGCAACCCCCTCGTCCGCCTCGAGCTCGCCGACCGGCTCATCGAGGCGCACGTCGCAAAGATGCTTTCGTATCGGGTCGTGCACATGCAGAACGTCGGCATGATCCCCAACCACGAGGCATCGATGGCAAAGCTCTTCTCCTCGGAGCTGGGCCAGCGCATCTCGCGCACGGGGATGAAGATGATCGGCCTCTACGGCATGTCCTGGGACCGCCAGTCGGCTTACTCGCCGAACCGCGGCCAGTACTCGATCGGTTACGTCTCCAGCGTCGCCGGCACCATCGCTGGCGGCACCAGCGAGATCCAGCGCAACGTCATCGCCCAGCGCGGCCTCGGACTCCCGCGCGACTAGCCCCTGAGCATCCCGCGCCAGGAAGGGAGGCCGGACTCTGCTCCGGCCTCCCTTCTCTTCAGGCTGGCTCCACCCGGACTACACCGGCTATCCGGTCGAACCCCCTGTCGTGGCTGACTATGGCGTCGACCATGCCGGACTCGAACTTCGCCACAGTGAGGCAGTCTTCAAAGTCGAGCCTTGTCGCCTCGTACAGCGCCAGGGCTCGGGCCACGACTGGGCGCTCGGGCACGCGCAAGCCGCGCAGCGAGACATAGGGGGCAAGGGCGCGGGCGATCTTCGCCCTCTCAAACCCGTAATGCCGAGGCGAAGCCAGCACGAACACGATTTCCGCGAGCACGGCTTCTGAAGTCGTGGCTTCGGCTCGCCCGGCCGCTAGCTCGCGGAAGAGGCGTTCGCAGGCAGCTGCTTTCGGCGGGTCATCGCCGGTAAGCGCTCGGATAAAGATGTCCGCGTCCAGGAACCTCACTGCCGAATTAGCTTCTTCCGGTCTCGCTCGACCTTCTCTTCTTTGGCTTCTCGAATCGCCTTATCGATGTCCTTGATTGGTCTCCTGGGCCTCAGGGAACCGAAAGTCTCCTCCAGAGTCATCTCCGGGCGCTTGACCTGAACCTGGTCGTCACTGATCTCAAAGATCACCTGGTCACGCGGCTTCAACCGCCAACGCCGCCTGACCTCCGCTGGCAAAGTCACCTGCCCCCGCTGCGTAATGCTGACATACACCCGCTTCATTGAAGACCCCGTTCTCCTTGAGGGACTGTGTCCTCAATGATACAGGGACAAGTGGTTCCGTGCTCTAGCCCTGCATACCCGGTCGCCGGGCGTCTTCGCCGCTGCGCTACGCGTCCGCATAGACGCGGAAGCCGTAGTCGTTGTACTCGAAGCTCGGGTCCAGGCTCGACCGGGCGCTGCAGCGGTTGAACTTGACCTGGTGGCGCCAGGCGCCGCCCCGGCTCGCCCGCCTGCGGCCCGCTGGCGGCCCCATCGGCGACTCCGGCGGCGACCGCTCATAGTAGGACGCGTCGTACCAGTCGCTGCACCACTCATGCACGTTGTCCGCCATGCACAGGAGACCGTAGGCGTTGGCACAGGCCTCAGAGGGCACGTGCGTCCGTTCCAGGACCGCCACCTCCGCCAGCCCGCTCCGGCGTTCCGGCGGCTCGCTGCCCCACGGCCAGTCCGCCCGCTCTATGCCGCCGCGGCAGGCGAACTCCCTCTCCGCCTCCGTCGGCAGGCGAAACCGCAGGCCGGTCTCCGCGGCCAGCCACGCGCAGTAAGCGGCCGCGTCGAAC
The DNA window shown above is from Dehalococcoidia bacterium and carries:
- a CDS encoding acyl-CoA dehydrogenase family protein; the encoded protein is MRLKDSPEEAAWRAEVRDFIKNEMPPELRAGGGGFGGGGGAEGGPPEAAGESAQPGARRPEARAGGAGFRLATGPMATWRRKLAERGWIAPAWPKEYGGADLSIMQQFILSEEFAEARAPRPGGMGISMAGPTIIVHGSEEQKAEYLPKILDGTTQWCQGFSEPGAGSDLASLQTRAVKDGDEFVINGTKIWTTGAQFANMMFMMARTDPDAPKHRGITYFLVDMKTPGITVQPLVQMTGAQGFNQVFFDNVRVPAKNVVGEVNRGWYVGTTTLDYERSGIGSAVGTRQNVERMIRWAKENVAAGFSMLDRNPLVRLELADRLIEAHVAKMLSYRVVHMQNVGMIPNHEASMAKLFSSELGQRISRTGMKMIGLYGMSWDRQSAYSPNRGQYSIGYVSSVAGTIAGGTSEIQRNVIAQRGLGLPRD
- a CDS encoding SUMF1/EgtB/PvdO family nonheme iron enzyme; its protein translation is MAALTGILLPSLVPLPGGTFLMGDDRGRPDERPAHRVTIGPFQAARTPVSNQEYAAFLRATGRQPPRFWADPRFNAPADPVVGVTWFDAAAYCAWLAAETGLRFRLPTEAEREFACRGGIERADWPWGSEPPERRSGLAEVAVLERTHVPSEACANAYGLLCMADNVHEWCSDWYDASYYERSPPESPMGPPAGRRRASRGGAWRHQVKFNRCSARSSLDPSFEYNDYGFRVYADA
- a CDS encoding PIN domain-containing protein; the encoded protein is MRFLDADIFIRALTGDDPPKAAACERLFRELAAGRAEATTSEAVLAEIVFVLASPRHYGFERAKIARALAPYVSLRGLRVPERPVVARALALYEATRLDFEDCLTVAKFESGMVDAIVSHDRGFDRIAGVVRVEPA
- a CDS encoding AbrB/MazE/SpoVT family DNA-binding domain-containing protein, which codes for MKRVYVSITQRGQVTLPAEVRRRWRLKPRDQVIFEISDDQVQVKRPEMTLEETFGSLRPRRPIKDIDKAIREAKEEKVERDRKKLIRQ